A genome region from Phaeobacter sp. A36a-5a includes the following:
- a CDS encoding RNA pyrophosphohydrolase: MTPEDIATLPYRPNVGVMLVNAAGEVWVGQRMDRHKDAWQMPQGGIDADEDPRLAALRELEEETGVTADLVEIIAESNGWLPYDLPAEVVPHFWGGKYRGQEQKWYLMRFLGRDDQINIATDHPEFSAWCWQPVDQLVGKIVPFKREVYERVIQEFQDHL, translated from the coding sequence ATGACCCCCGAAGATATCGCAACCCTGCCGTACCGGCCCAATGTCGGCGTGATGCTGGTCAATGCAGCGGGTGAGGTCTGGGTCGGCCAGCGCATGGACCGGCACAAGGACGCCTGGCAGATGCCCCAGGGTGGTATCGACGCAGACGAAGATCCCAGGCTGGCGGCGCTGCGCGAACTGGAGGAAGAAACCGGCGTCACCGCCGATCTGGTCGAGATCATCGCCGAAAGCAACGGCTGGCTGCCCTATGATCTGCCCGCCGAGGTGGTGCCGCATTTCTGGGGCGGCAAGTATCGCGGGCAGGAACAGAAATGGTATCTGATGCGCTTTCTCGGGCGCGACGATCAGATCAATATCGCCACCGACCACCCGGAATTCTCCGCCTGGTGCTGGCAGCCGGTCGATCAGCTGGTCGGCAAGATCGTGCCATTCAAACGGGAGGTTTATGAACGGGTTATTCAGGAGTTTCAGGACCATCTATGA
- a CDS encoding EamA family transporter → MQSRDLILTALAPVIWGSSYIVTTTLLPGQSPLLVALLRALPAGLLLMLMVRQLPPLSWVPRLLVLGALNFSIFWSLLFVAAYRLPGGVAATLGAVQPLVVVFLSALMLKTPVRTAAVLAAALSILGVALLVLTPSAQLDGIGVLAGLAGAIAMAAGVVLSRKWQPPVSLLTFTAWQLTAGGLLLIPVTLWSLPSLPQLSAENLLGLAYMSLIGGAATYVLWFRGIARLEPSVVSLLGVLSPLSAVVLGWVFLGEVLTAKQAIGAGLALFSLWLGQSGLRWRRRRVASI, encoded by the coding sequence CCGTGATCTGGGGCAGCAGTTATATTGTCACCACCACCCTGCTGCCGGGGCAGTCGCCGCTGCTGGTGGCACTGCTGCGCGCGCTGCCTGCGGGGCTGTTGCTGATGCTGATGGTGCGGCAACTGCCGCCGCTGAGCTGGGTGCCGCGGTTGTTGGTGCTGGGGGCGCTGAACTTCTCGATCTTCTGGAGCCTGCTGTTTGTGGCCGCATACCGCCTGCCCGGCGGGGTTGCTGCGACCCTTGGCGCGGTGCAGCCGCTGGTGGTGGTGTTCCTGTCGGCGCTGATGCTGAAGACGCCGGTGCGCACGGCGGCAGTGCTGGCGGCGGCCCTGAGCATTCTGGGCGTGGCGCTGCTGGTGCTGACGCCGAGTGCGCAGCTGGACGGGATCGGTGTTCTGGCGGGGCTCGCCGGGGCCATTGCGATGGCAGCCGGCGTGGTGCTGAGCCGCAAGTGGCAGCCGCCTGTGTCCCTGCTGACCTTCACCGCCTGGCAGTTGACGGCGGGCGGGCTGCTGCTGATCCCGGTCACCCTGTGGTCGCTGCCATCGCTGCCGCAGCTGAGTGCCGAGAACCTGTTGGGGTTGGCGTACATGAGCCTGATCGGCGGCGCTGCGACCTATGTGTTGTGGTTTCGCGGCATCGCCCGGCTGGAGCCATCGGTGGTGTCGCTTCTCGGGGTGCTCAGCCCGCTATCAGCGGTGGTGCTCGGCTGGGTGTTCCTCGGCGAGGTGCTGACGGCGAAACAGGCGATTGGCGCGGGCCTTGCGCTGTTCAGCCTGTGGCTGGGGCAAAGCGGATTGCGCTGGCGCAGGCGGCGGGTGGCTAGCATCTAG